The Oscillospiraceae bacterium genome contains a region encoding:
- a CDS encoding heavy metal translocating P-type ATPase, whose product MKQKFDVTGMSCAACSAAVERAVNKLEGVQAAQVNLLANSMQVEYDGAAVDENAICRAVEGAGYGAKPVGAKAEKAKAEGADPVEAELKSMKTRLIVSLAFLAPLMYVSMGHMMGLPAPHFLHGRAGAIPFALTQLLLVLPILYMDRKFFTVGFKSLAKRSPNMDSLIALGSGAAVVYGIFALYRMGWGFGIGDMELVDRYRMDLYFESAGTILTLITVGKYLEARAKGRTGAAIKSLMDLAPKTALVRRGAAETEVPVEEVVIGDTVVIKPGMRIPVDGTVLEGVSSVDEAAITGESIPVEKGPGDRVIAAAINKAGSFTFRAEKVGQDTTLAQIIALVQDASATKAPIAKLADKVSGVFVPVVMVIAAAAFLVWLLLGQTLEFALARAIAVLVISCPCALGLATPVAIMVGTGKGAKLGILYKNAEALENAHKVDTIVLDKTGTITEGRPVLTDLIPLAGQTEAELLALAAALEKPSEHPLAEAILAAAGEGPLPAVERFEALPGRGLKATLLGKTYYAGNARLMEEKGISLEGVGEVPHTLASQGKTPLYFGSGRTLLGIVAAADPVKPTSGAAIKELQGMGLTVVMLTGDNARTAAAIQRQLGIGQVVAEVLPQDKEAQVRQLQSQGHKVAMVGDGINDAPALARADIGIAIGAGTDVAIDSADVVLMKSDLWDLVNALRLSQATIRNIKENLFWAFFYNTVGIPVAAGALYGFGLVLNPMLGAAAMSLSSVCVVSNALRLNFFKAKQAGGAAAPAPVQNKNATPAQAPAKGETNMQKTIHIEGMSCGHCTARVEKALRGVPGVAEVTADLETKSAAVTLNTPVDDEVLKATVEAEGYQVTGVQ is encoded by the coding sequence ATGAAGCAAAAATTTGATGTGACCGGCATGAGCTGCGCCGCCTGCTCGGCGGCGGTGGAGCGGGCTGTGAACAAGCTGGAAGGCGTGCAGGCCGCCCAGGTGAACCTGCTGGCAAACTCGATGCAGGTGGAATACGACGGCGCGGCGGTGGACGAAAACGCCATCTGCCGGGCGGTGGAGGGCGCCGGCTACGGCGCAAAGCCCGTGGGGGCAAAAGCCGAAAAAGCGAAAGCCGAGGGAGCGGACCCGGTGGAGGCGGAGCTGAAAAGCATGAAGACCCGGCTGATCGTTTCGCTGGCGTTTTTGGCGCCGCTGATGTACGTTTCAATGGGGCACATGATGGGGCTGCCCGCGCCGCATTTCCTGCACGGGCGAGCGGGGGCGATCCCTTTTGCGCTCACACAGCTGCTTTTGGTGCTGCCCATCCTTTATATGGACCGCAAGTTCTTTACGGTGGGCTTTAAAAGCCTTGCAAAGCGCAGCCCCAACATGGACAGCCTGATCGCCCTGGGCAGCGGGGCGGCGGTGGTGTACGGCATTTTTGCGCTTTACCGCATGGGCTGGGGCTTCGGCATCGGCGATATGGAGCTGGTGGACCGCTACCGGATGGACCTGTATTTTGAATCGGCCGGCACTATTTTGACACTGATCACGGTGGGCAAATACCTGGAAGCGCGCGCCAAGGGCCGCACCGGCGCTGCCATTAAGTCGCTGATGGACCTGGCGCCCAAGACGGCGCTGGTGCGCCGGGGCGCCGCCGAAACGGAGGTGCCCGTGGAGGAGGTTGTGATCGGGGATACGGTGGTCATTAAGCCCGGCATGCGCATCCCGGTGGACGGCACGGTGCTGGAGGGAGTGTCCAGCGTGGACGAGGCGGCCATTACCGGCGAGAGCATCCCGGTGGAAAAAGGGCCCGGCGACCGGGTGATCGCCGCGGCGATCAACAAGGCGGGCAGCTTTACCTTCAGGGCCGAAAAGGTGGGGCAGGACACGACCCTGGCCCAGATCATTGCGCTGGTGCAGGACGCCAGCGCCACCAAGGCGCCCATTGCAAAGCTTGCCGACAAGGTGAGCGGCGTGTTTGTGCCGGTGGTGATGGTGATCGCGGCGGCGGCGTTCCTGGTGTGGCTGCTGCTGGGGCAGACGCTGGAATTTGCGCTGGCCCGGGCCATTGCGGTGCTGGTCATCAGCTGCCCCTGCGCGCTGGGCCTGGCCACCCCGGTGGCGATCATGGTGGGCACCGGCAAGGGCGCAAAGCTGGGCATCCTGTATAAAAACGCCGAGGCGCTGGAAAACGCCCACAAGGTGGACACCATCGTGCTGGACAAGACCGGCACCATCACCGAGGGGCGGCCGGTGCTGACCGACCTGATCCCGCTGGCCGGGCAGACCGAAGCAGAACTGCTTGCCCTGGCGGCGGCGCTGGAAAAGCCCAGCGAACACCCCCTAGCCGAAGCCATTCTGGCCGCGGCGGGGGAAGGGCCGCTGCCCGCGGTGGAGCGGTTCGAGGCGCTGCCGGGCCGGGGCCTGAAAGCGACCCTTTTGGGCAAGACCTATTATGCGGGCAATGCCCGCCTGATGGAGGAAAAGGGCATTTCACTGGAAGGGGTGGGCGAAGTGCCCCACACCCTGGCCAGCCAGGGCAAAACGCCCCTTTATTTTGGCAGCGGGCGCACCCTGCTGGGGATTGTGGCCGCGGCCGACCCGGTGAAGCCCACCAGCGGCGCGGCCATCAAAGAGCTGCAGGGTATGGGCCTTACAGTGGTTATGCTCACCGGCGACAACGCCCGCACGGCGGCGGCCATTCAACGGCAGTTGGGCATTGGGCAGGTGGTGGCCGAGGTGCTGCCCCAGGACAAGGAAGCCCAGGTGCGGCAGCTTCAGAGCCAGGGGCACAAGGTGGCAATGGTGGGCGACGGCATCAACGACGCCCCGGCGCTTGCCCGGGCGGACATCGGCATTGCCATTGGCGCGGGCACCGACGTGGCCATTGACAGCGCGGATGTGGTGCTGATGAAGAGCGATCTGTGGGACCTGGTGAACGCGCTGCGGCTTTCGCAGGCGACCATACGGAACATCAAGGAAAACCTGTTCTGGGCGTTTTTCTATAATACGGTGGGCATTCCGGTGGCGGCGGGCGCGCTGTACGGCTTTGGCCTGGTGCTGAACCCCATGCTGGGCGCCGCCGCCATGAGCCTTTCCAGCGTGTGTGTGGTGAGCAACGCGCTGCGGCTGAATTTCTTCAAGGCAAAACAGGCGGGCGGCGCTGCCGCGCCGGCGCCTGTGCAAAATAAAAACGCGACCCCGGCCCAGGCGCCGGCGAAAGGAGAAACAAACATGCAAAAGACCATTCACATTGAGGGGATGTCCTGCGGGCACTGCACCGCCCGGGTGGAAAAGGCCCTGCGGGGCGTGCCCGGCGTGGCCGAGGTTACCGCCGATCTGGAAACGAAAAGCGCCGCCGTTACCCTGAATACCCCTGTGGACGACGAGGTGCTCAAGGCCACGGTGGAGGCGGAGGGCTACCAGGTGACCGGAGTGCAGTAA
- the tndX_2 gene encoding recombinase, with protein sequence MKQPYNTTIYNTALYLRLSRDDELQGESGSIQTQRMMLRQYAAEHGLTVVDEYIDDGWSGTNFERPSFQRMIDDIEDGKINCVVTKDLSRLGRNYILTGQYTEIYFPSKGVRYIAINDNVDTINGESELAPFLNILNEMHARQTSKKVKAAMHTRFANGAHYGAYAPLGYVKDPDKKGHLLIDPETRWIVEKIFDLAVHGRGAASITRILVEEKVPTPGWLNYERYGTFANIYAGAPAEKAYAWTIAQVKSILKEETYIGHSVHNKQSNISFKNKKKVRKPQEEWYRVENTHEAIISEEVFQKVQELIASRRRKRRNGTTQIFAGLIKCADCGWSLAYGENKQNKNPYGYYHCSKNGQGLRQCSMHYIRYDVLYAYVLARLQYWSMLAQKDEDKLLKRLLNVSDRERNSAKKKQAAELKKAEKRKAEVDGLFAKMYEDWSAGRITEYNFNMLSEKYQNEQKELETKIRQLHEMMEAAVQTAADAEKWIALMKQYVNPVELTAELLNTLIEKITVHEAVKGEDGSREQEVEIYYRFIGKID encoded by the coding sequence GTGAAACAACCATACAATACAACGATTTATAACACTGCACTATATTTGAGATTGAGCCGTGACGATGAATTACAGGGGGAAAGCGGCAGTATCCAGACCCAGCGCATGATGCTTAGACAGTATGCCGCAGAGCATGGGCTGACCGTTGTAGACGAGTACATTGACGACGGATGGAGTGGGACAAATTTCGAGCGTCCAAGTTTCCAAAGGATGATTGATGACATCGAAGACGGGAAAATCAACTGCGTTGTCACAAAGGACTTATCCCGTCTGGGAAGAAACTATATCCTGACCGGTCAGTACACGGAAATCTATTTCCCCAGCAAGGGAGTACGCTACATTGCCATCAATGACAATGTGGACACCATCAACGGAGAAAGCGAGCTTGCACCGTTCTTAAACATCCTGAATGAAATGCACGCCCGACAGACCAGCAAAAAGGTCAAGGCTGCCATGCACACAAGATTTGCCAATGGCGCACACTATGGAGCCTATGCACCGCTGGGCTATGTAAAAGACCCGGACAAAAAAGGTCATCTTCTGATCGACCCGGAAACACGCTGGATTGTAGAGAAGATTTTTGACCTTGCTGTACACGGGCGTGGAGCCGCCAGCATTACACGGATTCTGGTGGAGGAAAAAGTACCTACCCCCGGCTGGCTGAACTATGAAAGATACGGGACTTTCGCCAATATCTACGCCGGTGCGCCCGCAGAAAAAGCCTATGCGTGGACGATTGCACAGGTCAAGAGCATTTTGAAAGAGGAAACCTACATCGGTCACAGCGTTCACAACAAGCAGAGCAACATTTCATTCAAGAACAAGAAAAAGGTGCGGAAGCCGCAGGAAGAATGGTATCGTGTGGAAAATACCCACGAAGCCATCATTTCCGAAGAAGTGTTCCAAAAAGTTCAAGAGCTGATTGCAAGCAGACGCAGGAAACGCAGAAACGGTACGACACAGATTTTCGCAGGATTGATAAAATGTGCAGACTGCGGATGGTCTTTAGCCTATGGGGAAAACAAGCAGAACAAAAACCCATACGGGTACTACCATTGCAGCAAGAACGGACAGGGATTACGCCAGTGTTCCATGCACTATATCCGCTATGATGTACTGTATGCCTATGTGCTTGCAAGACTGCAATACTGGTCTATGCTGGCACAGAAAGATGAGGACAAGCTGCTGAAACGGCTGCTCAATGTCAGCGACAGGGAAAGGAACTCTGCGAAGAAAAAGCAGGCTGCGGAGCTGAAAAAGGCAGAGAAGCGTAAAGCCGAGGTTGACGGGCTGTTTGCTAAAATGTATGAGGACTGGTCTGCCGGACGCATAACCGAGTATAACTTCAATATGCTGTCCGAGAAGTACCAGAACGAGCAAAAGGAGCTTGAAACAAAAATAAGACAGCTTCACGAAATGATGGAAGCCGCCGTACAGACCGCAGCGGATGCTGAAAAGTGGATTGCCCTAATGAAACAGTATGTCAACCCTGTGGAGCTGACCGCCGAACTTCTGAACACTCTAATTGAAAAAATAACCGTCCACGAAGCTGTCAAGGGCGAGGATGGAAGCCGTGAGCAGGAAGTAGAAATCTACTACCGCTTCATCGGCAAAATCGACTGA
- a CDS encoding transposase, whose product MELVCRLLEVSRSGYYEWLGRKPSLRRQKDQELKRRLLSLHQRYPALGLDSLYHLIRPQLSCSRKRIHRLMNEMNISSTRRRAYKATTNSRHAHPIAPNLLARRFSFDKPDTAWVGDITYIPTGEGWLYCAVVKDLCTKQIVGYAFSDRIDTNLTLAALGMAVRRRKPLPGLIFHSDRGVQYAAYAYRQRLASLGIRQSMSRKGDPYDNAVAENFFSCLKCECVHLRHFASRAQAMADVFAYIETFYNPVRPHSSIGWRPPDAFARALSEHPAA is encoded by the coding sequence GTGGAACTTGTATGCCGACTGCTGGAGGTCTCCCGCAGCGGGTACTACGAATGGCTGGGCCGCAAACCCTCTTTGCGCCGGCAGAAGGATCAGGAACTGAAACGCCGGCTGCTGAGCCTGCACCAGCGTTATCCCGCCCTTGGGCTGGACAGCCTGTATCACCTGATCCGCCCGCAGCTTTCCTGCTCGCGCAAGCGCATCCACCGCCTGATGAACGAGATGAACATCTCCTCCACGCGCAGGCGTGCCTACAAAGCCACGACCAACTCAAGACACGCGCACCCCATCGCGCCCAATCTCCTTGCGCGCCGCTTCTCCTTTGACAAGCCAGACACCGCATGGGTCGGCGATATTACCTATATCCCCACCGGCGAGGGCTGGCTCTACTGCGCTGTTGTGAAAGACCTTTGCACAAAGCAGATCGTCGGCTACGCCTTCTCCGACCGCATCGACACAAATCTCACTCTCGCCGCCCTCGGCATGGCCGTCCGGCGCCGCAAGCCTCTGCCCGGCCTCATCTTCCACTCCGACCGCGGCGTCCAATACGCCGCCTACGCTTACCGTCAGCGTCTCGCCAGCCTCGGCATCCGGCAAAGCATGTCCCGCAAGGGCGATCCCTATGACAACGCCGTGGCCGAAAACTTCTTCAGCTGCCTCAAGTGCGAGTGCGTCCATCTGCGCCATTTCGCCTCAAGGGCACAAGCCATGGCAGACGTCTTCGCTTATATCGAGACCTTTTACAACCCAGTGCGCCCGCATTCCTCTATTGGCTGGCGTCCTCCGGATGCCTTTGCGCGTGCCTTGTCTGAGCATCCCGCCGCCTGA
- a CDS encoding lantibiotic ABC transporter ATP-binding protein, which produces MSEIQNAIEVKNLKKGFGGRVLFENFSLNVKANTIHAIIGPNGSGKTTLLRLITGVYQPNAGTINIAGKYAMELENDYLYEEQTGLENLRIFGKYFGFEINDRSDSYCTQLGLTEHLGKRVSTYSKGMKRKLSLLIVIMMGRDILLMDEPTSGVDPISRVEIRSLIEALKADGKTVIITSHDLSEIEKCADDVSMIKNGRLLFDKGIQEMQGQSLEEIFIKEGNRHE; this is translated from the coding sequence ATGTCTGAGATTCAAAATGCGATTGAAGTAAAGAACTTAAAAAAAGGTTTTGGTGGCAGAGTTTTGTTTGAGAATTTTAGCCTGAATGTAAAAGCAAATACAATCCATGCGATTATTGGCCCGAACGGTTCTGGAAAGACAACACTGCTACGCTTGATTACAGGGGTATACCAGCCAAATGCAGGGACAATCAACATTGCAGGGAAATATGCAATGGAGCTTGAAAATGACTATCTGTATGAAGAACAGACTGGTCTTGAAAATTTGAGAATTTTTGGGAAATACTTTGGATTTGAAATAAATGATCGTTCAGACAGTTATTGTACGCAATTAGGATTGACCGAGCATTTAGGAAAGCGTGTTAGCACTTATTCTAAAGGAATGAAAAGAAAACTGTCCCTTTTGATTGTGATTATGATGGGACGGGATATTCTGCTCATGGATGAACCAACATCGGGTGTAGACCCCATATCCAGAGTAGAAATCCGTAGTTTGATAGAGGCTCTAAAAGCTGACGGAAAAACGGTTATTATCACTTCACATGACCTTAGCGAGATTGAAAAGTGCGCTGATGATGTATCTATGATTAAAAATGGCAGATTGCTGTTTGATAAGGGTATTCAAGAAATGCAAGGACAATCATTGGAAGAAATCTTTATTAAGGAGGGCAATCGGCATGAGTAA